The uncultured Carboxylicivirga sp. genomic interval CTTTTTGCTTTGTAGATGGTTAAGCCCATATCCATGCACATCAGGTAGGTTAATAAAGGCATTCCCTCGGTAATGATGGTTTTAACACCTTGTGCCTTTAGCTGTACACAAAGGTTACCTATATTGCCTATGTCGTACGAATGAGGTTCAACCACAAAAGCTTTATCTTCATCATTATAAATACAACCAAAGTCGGCACTAATTAACGGACCTACCGTTGATTCTTCAGGGGCATTGGTTCCAATCATTGGTAAGAATACTTTCATAATTGTATTGTTTTGAGTTCTACCTTTATTTGAGTAATAGATTACCCAAAAGAAGTGCCAAGTGATTTAGGTGCCAGATATACAGTCGTTAAGGTTTTTGTGTTGATGTAGTTTGCTACAAAAATGTAGCTTTTTAAAGAAGGATGTCACATAAAAGTGGTGTTATTGTTTGTGATTTTTTTAAGAGTATTATCTTTAAATGGCATTGAACTAACTTTACCAAATTAACTAAAATGAAAAAAATCCTGATTATTACCTTTTATTTCATCCTATCAAATTGTTTACAAGCGCAGACTAAAGAATTAAGTTTTTCTTATTCACCATTTTCAATTTATCGCGTGGGGCATACTAATGAAGAAGGTTTTGACGAATCCAGCCATTTTGTTTTAGGAGCATTCAATTTTGATTATTACAGTTACCTTAATGATTGGTTGAAGGTTGGGGCTAATCTAATGTATGATAGAGAGGCTGAGAAAGGGGTGTATTCGGGGATGTGGAATAGGGATGTACCGTATGAAATTACGAATAGTATTTTTGTGATAGCTCCTCAGGTCGATTTTGAATATCTGCGTAATCCATCTTTCAGGCTGAGTAGCGGACTGAGTGTCGGCTATACTATCGTTAATGGCTCTAAATCTGACGATAGAGTTGTTACCGAAGGAATGAAGAACGGTTTTATTTTTCATGTTAACCTTATTAGTTTCAGGTGGGGACGAAAGAGAGGTCTATACGGATATATGGGATTAGGTCATAAAGGCTTTTTAGGTTTAGGTTATTTTGTGCGCATATAATAGTAGTTTTGAAACATCAAAGCATAGTTTATGATCGAAAACAGAATATTAGTTGTTGATATCGAAACCACAGGATTTTTAAATCAAGGAGGAAAAATTGTTGAGATAGGTATGGTATTACTTAATCTTGATAATGGAGAAGTGGAACCTATTTATGAATCGTTGATATGTGAATCTGGTTTTAACTGGAATCATACCAGAGGTGGTTACGGATGGATTTTTCAAAATTCGGATTTAACTCCCGAAGAAGTTTTTGATGCTCCATCGTTGGAATCACAACGCGAAGCTATTCAGTTTTTGTTTGATAATCATAGAGCAACTGCTTTTAATAAACGTTTTGACTTTGATTTTTTGCGCGATCGCGGATTCAGAATCACAGAGTTACCTTGTCCAATGGTTGAGTCCACTCCAATTATAAAATTGCCATCGCGCAACGGCTATGGTGGTTATAAATGGCCAAAAGTGGAAGAGGCCTGGCATTACTTCTTTGGTAATACTGGTTATATCGAAGCTCACCGTGGTATGGATGATGCCGCCCACGAAGCCAAAATCGTGTATGAGTTATACAAGATGGGTGTTTTTATGGTGTGATGGCATAAACCGCCAATTTGATTCTGATTCAACTCATTTCTTTATCGTATCTTTGCCAACAAGTGCAGTGTAGACCATTGTTATGCTGTACTTACTACTCTGTACTAAAAAAAGGATTATGAAATTTGAAGAGTTCGGGCTTAATGCCAGAGTGTTGAAAGGAATTGAAGAACAAGGCTACAAACGTCCTACTGATATTCAGTATAAGGCTATTCCAGCCATACTTAAAGGAGAGGATGTATTGGGTATTGCTCAAACAGGAACAGGTAAATCTGCTGCCTTTGCTATTCCTATTCTTCATCTTTTACAAAAGAAACGGGCTTCAAAAGAGGCCGGGGTACGTTGTATTGTGATGACTCCAACACACGAACTGGCACTTCAGATTACAGATGTATTCAAAAAGTTAGGAAAGAATACAACCCTTAAATTCACTGCTATTATTGGAGGAACAGATCAGGATAAGCAAATTGAGCGTTTGCAAAAAGGAACTGATGTAATCATTGCTACACCGGGGCGTTTATTTGATTTGGTTAATCAGGGGCATTTGAAAATATACAATGCCGAAATGTTGGTATTGGATGAAGCGGATCATATGTTAGATCTTGGGTTTTATAAAGATATTCAGGATTTGATTAAGTATCTTCCTAAAAAACGCCAGACTCTATTCTTCTCGGCTACCATCGATAAAAAAATCAAGAAACTGGCTTATTCGTTGGTCCGTAAACCAATTCGTA includes:
- a CDS encoding 3'-5' exonuclease; translated protein: MIENRILVVDIETTGFLNQGGKIVEIGMVLLNLDNGEVEPIYESLICESGFNWNHTRGGYGWIFQNSDLTPEEVFDAPSLESQREAIQFLFDNHRATAFNKRFDFDFLRDRGFRITELPCPMVESTPIIKLPSRNGYGGYKWPKVEEAWHYFFGNTGYIEAHRGMDDAAHEAKIVYELYKMGVFMV